One genomic region from Streptomyces sp. NBC_00582 encodes:
- a CDS encoding DEAD/DEAH box helicase, which translates to MAGMQLRPHQREAVDRVLRALELPARSLVPEGGLRTQVIMATGSGKSLVATRSAEELRAGRVLVLVPSLDLLAQTEASWRAGGCTGPIIGVSSLRGDQVSFPNTTDVDELVSWVKPFDKVTVFATYASLGLGTLERAHEAGLPGWDLIVVDEAHRCSGRIGKPWAVVHNNQKIPSLRRLYMTATPRLWQLDEDSEQGAPGELVASMEDDPNGPFGSRCFTLTLSEAIDRGICAPYQVVCVDVTDTQLQAAVLLGADGRSDQVRGARLAALQTALVKAAAEEGFRRTLTFHHVVKEAEAFAAGLPDIAAQLHDSDPEVYPKTIWADWLCGDHKPSHRRRVLGEFADGIATDGTVVEKGFLSSVKVLGEGVDTRNCDSVYFADVRGSMPDLVQAVGRALRIQPGEGKMASLVVPVLLGPGETPDNMLTSRAYGGLAKLLEALRAHDARIVEQLAEPQARSRARGVHTRSGGQEDEAAGSDRSDRELSPPARALLKFSTPRDPAQLAAFINLRVLNPEHAHWRRGIEAGAIYYRLHGDLRVPFTYRVPAKNDQEAEAEQWPTSLAGFPLGQWIADARRFYARGDMDDDRIAQLERLGMVWSHYDVAWEEALTAARGWAAEHGHLLAPTDATHHGFKIGIFLKNARAAARRGMQAEQRQTQGLPVKTTSAWVLSAERREQLEDIDPSWCPTWPVEWQRAFHLTRQHLEAGGTLPSEPGIVVRQGEDLGRWVKTVRFGGDKLTNVQQWMCENILGIQPATEDEKPRLRRTQADKWALNYAAARQFHEREGHLQVPRQHVERIAVASGDDARDGASSGDQEEREIKLGAWIGNQRSRAATLSPERIEQLSAIGMRWT; encoded by the coding sequence ATGGCAGGGATGCAACTCCGTCCCCATCAGCGAGAAGCCGTGGACAGGGTACTTCGCGCCCTCGAATTGCCTGCAAGATCTCTTGTACCAGAGGGCGGCCTGCGGACTCAGGTGATCATGGCGACCGGATCCGGCAAGAGCCTCGTGGCTACCCGGAGCGCTGAGGAGCTCCGCGCTGGCCGGGTCCTAGTGCTCGTGCCCTCGTTGGACCTGCTCGCCCAGACCGAGGCCTCCTGGCGCGCCGGCGGCTGCACGGGCCCGATCATCGGGGTCTCGTCCCTGCGCGGGGATCAGGTGTCCTTCCCCAACACCACGGACGTGGACGAGCTGGTCTCCTGGGTGAAGCCGTTCGACAAGGTGACCGTGTTCGCCACGTACGCCTCGTTGGGGCTGGGCACGCTGGAGCGCGCTCATGAGGCCGGCCTTCCGGGCTGGGACCTGATCGTCGTGGACGAAGCCCACCGCTGTTCCGGCCGGATCGGGAAGCCGTGGGCAGTCGTGCACAACAATCAGAAGATTCCGTCCCTGCGCCGCTTGTACATGACGGCCACGCCCCGGCTGTGGCAGCTGGACGAAGACTCCGAGCAGGGCGCGCCGGGCGAGCTGGTGGCCTCGATGGAAGACGACCCCAACGGGCCGTTCGGCAGCCGGTGTTTCACCCTGACGTTGTCGGAGGCTATCGACAGGGGAATCTGTGCGCCGTACCAGGTGGTGTGCGTGGACGTCACCGACACCCAGCTCCAGGCCGCCGTGCTGCTCGGTGCGGACGGCAGGTCGGACCAGGTGCGCGGGGCCCGGCTCGCCGCGCTGCAGACGGCCCTGGTGAAGGCGGCCGCGGAGGAGGGCTTCCGCCGAACCCTCACCTTCCACCACGTGGTCAAGGAAGCCGAGGCATTCGCGGCCGGCCTTCCCGACATCGCCGCACAGCTGCACGACAGCGATCCGGAGGTGTACCCCAAGACGATCTGGGCGGACTGGCTGTGCGGTGACCACAAGCCCAGCCACCGGCGGCGGGTTCTCGGGGAGTTCGCCGACGGCATCGCCACGGACGGCACCGTGGTGGAGAAGGGCTTTCTGAGTTCCGTGAAGGTCCTGGGCGAAGGCGTGGACACCCGCAACTGCGACTCCGTGTACTTCGCCGACGTGCGCGGCTCCATGCCCGACCTCGTCCAGGCCGTCGGCCGGGCGCTGCGCATCCAGCCGGGTGAAGGCAAAATGGCGTCCCTCGTGGTGCCAGTACTGCTGGGGCCCGGGGAGACACCCGACAACATGCTCACCAGCCGGGCGTACGGCGGCCTGGCCAAGCTCCTGGAAGCGCTCAGGGCGCATGACGCCCGCATCGTGGAGCAGCTCGCCGAGCCCCAGGCGCGAAGCCGTGCCAGGGGCGTGCACACCCGCAGCGGGGGCCAGGAAGACGAAGCAGCCGGCAGCGACCGAAGCGACCGAGAACTGTCACCGCCGGCGCGAGCACTGCTGAAGTTCTCCACGCCGCGTGACCCCGCGCAGCTGGCCGCGTTCATCAACCTGCGCGTCCTCAACCCCGAACACGCCCACTGGCGGCGCGGCATCGAAGCCGGCGCCATCTACTACCGACTCCACGGCGACCTACGCGTGCCGTTCACGTACCGCGTGCCCGCCAAGAACGACCAGGAGGCGGAAGCCGAACAGTGGCCCACCTCCCTGGCGGGGTTCCCACTGGGGCAATGGATCGCCGACGCTCGCAGGTTCTACGCCCGCGGGGACATGGACGACGACCGCATCGCGCAGCTGGAGCGGCTCGGCATGGTGTGGTCGCACTACGACGTCGCCTGGGAGGAAGCGCTCACTGCGGCCCGTGGGTGGGCGGCCGAACACGGCCACCTTCTGGCCCCCACGGACGCCACGCACCACGGTTTCAAGATCGGCATCTTTCTGAAGAACGCGCGGGCCGCCGCCCGCCGGGGCATGCAGGCCGAGCAACGGCAGACCCAGGGCCTTCCAGTGAAGACGACGTCGGCCTGGGTGCTGTCGGCCGAGCGGCGCGAACAGCTCGAGGACATCGACCCATCGTGGTGCCCCACCTGGCCGGTGGAATGGCAACGCGCCTTCCACCTCACCCGGCAGCACCTGGAAGCCGGCGGCACGCTACCGAGCGAGCCGGGCATCGTCGTACGCCAGGGCGAGGACCTCGGACGATGGGTCAAGACAGTGCGCTTCGGCGGGGACAAACTCACCAATGTCCAGCAGTGGATGTGCGAGAACATCCTCGGCATCCAGCCCGCGACCGAGGACGAGAAGCCGCGTCTGCGCCGCACACAGGCCGACAAGTGGGCGCTCAACTACGCTGCCGCCAGACAGTTCCACGAGCGCGAGGGACACCTTCAAGTACCGAGGCAGCATGTCGAACGGATCGCCGTCGCCAGCGGGGACGACGCTCGCGACGGCGCGAGCAGCGGGGACCAGGAGGAACGAGAGATCAAGCTCGGGGCATGGATCGGGAATCAGAGATCTAGAGCCGCGACGCTGTCGCCGGAACGGATCGAACAGCTCTCCGCCATCGGCATGCGCTGGACGTAG
- a CDS encoding TnsA-like heteromeric transposase endonuclease subunit: MAFERCPPLQPFPARKGKRMAPGWWWSSTTGRLVHYGSAAMRLHVMLLDRDPRVSGLAARPLELRWRESSGMRAHAPQLMLRLAGGQGVLVDCTGRGELSRRQRSLAAMVGEICTAAGWQYWVLGPVDAIYRRNATWLAGYRHPRHHGGRLLAAALQEAFAEPAPLWEGVRRIGDPLVVLPALFHALWAGRLAADLGAPMHERMPVWAQAAE, from the coding sequence GTGGCGTTTGAGCGGTGCCCACCGCTGCAACCGTTCCCAGCTCGCAAGGGCAAGCGGATGGCGCCGGGATGGTGGTGGTCGTCAACCACTGGGCGGCTGGTGCACTACGGATCTGCGGCGATGCGACTGCACGTGATGCTCCTCGATCGCGACCCGCGCGTCAGCGGCTTGGCCGCCCGGCCGCTTGAACTGCGGTGGCGCGAGTCGAGCGGGATGCGGGCGCATGCTCCTCAGCTGATGCTCCGGCTGGCAGGTGGCCAAGGGGTGCTCGTCGACTGTACAGGGAGAGGGGAGCTGTCTCGGCGCCAGCGGTCTCTTGCTGCGATGGTGGGAGAGATCTGTACGGCGGCGGGCTGGCAGTACTGGGTGCTCGGGCCTGTTGACGCGATCTACCGGCGCAATGCGACCTGGCTGGCCGGATACCGACACCCGCGGCACCACGGTGGTCGGTTGCTGGCTGCCGCGCTGCAGGAGGCGTTCGCCGAGCCCGCGCCGCTATGGGAGGGCGTACGCAGGATCGGGGATCCGCTGGTAGTGCTTCCTGCGCTCTTTCATGCTCTGTGGGCGGGACGGCTGGCGGCGGACCTGGGGGCGCCGATGCATGAGCGGATGCCGGTGTGGGCGCAGGCGGCAGAGTGA